The following nucleotide sequence is from Amia ocellicauda isolate fAmiCal2 chromosome 14, fAmiCal2.hap1, whole genome shotgun sequence.
GTCAAGTTACtgccaggaaaacaaaaaaaagtttgtagtccaagaccatctgtagttcTCTGGGGTAATCCCGTGACACGACAGGATTGAAACTTAACAAACGGACATATTGCTCCTGCGAATCGTCCTAGAAACTTTTTTCTTCAGTTAAAAGCccattatatttaattgtgttgtgttttcatacAACTCAAACAGAAATGGGGGCGTGGATTTTTGCacgaagaaaaaaactaaatgcagCTGCAAAATATACTAATTAGAAATGTGTACCAGACAAAAGTTGAACAGGAATGGCAGGTGTGTCAGACATTGTCCACTTCTACTTTAATCTTGGTTTTAGTCCTAAAGAAATATTACAATGTTTGAGCCATGTAAATGGaacattaagaacataagaaagttcacaaatgagaggaggccattcaccccatcgtgctcgtttggtgtccattaataactaagtgatccaaggatcctatccagtctattttaaatgttcccaaattttcaggttcagccacatcgctggggagtttgttcagattgtgacgcctctctgtgtgaagaagtgtctcctgttttctgtcttgaatgccttgaagcccaatttccatttgtgtccccgggtgcgtgtgtccctgctgatctggaaaagctcctctggtttgatgtggttgtttgtgaaatatttttttgtgtggcaGCAGTTTGTTtccattataataaataagaacagttataataaatataaacatacacacacacagagagttaGAAATAGGCAATCgactaaaacacaaacaaacgcTTTAATAAAATGAGTTCACCACAATATACAGTCTAAGATGATTCTGGGGGGTGAGGGGTAGGGGACTAACACGTGGTGAAGGTCTTCCAGTAGAAGTTGCGGCAGCCGGCCTTGCGCTCGCGCTGAGACAGGGGCAGCTGCCGCGCCACCTCCTCTCGGATCCCGGCGTCCTCGGCCGAGACGGGCGGCGCTgcctcctcttcctcggcccGCAGGAGGCCGCTTAGCACCTTCAGCAGCAGGACGCGAGAGAGGTCCTGTCGGGGGACATGGAGGGGGAAGAAGAGCCAGTCAGTTGTGATCGCCCAGGTGTGGCCAGCGCCCAGGCTCTCAGAGGCTGTGGAGTCCATATTTGCCCGTCCCCGCTGCTGTAATGGTGCGAACAGCCTGGCCGCAGCGGGGACGGGCAAATATGGACTCCATGGCCCATAAAACAAAGGAAAGTCATGTAATCATTGATCAAATACACAACACCAACACAGAGCCCTTAAGGATTTGATGTTTTTAATATTCTGACATGTTTTTGAGTGGGACGACTCATGGCTCGGCAAGGGTCCGGTCTGTCAgaaccacacacacgcacacacaccataCAGAGACATACGGGGGTCCCGTTAAGAGAGGAACGCagtccccccccacacacacatgcaacgCACCTGTCAGAAAAGATATTGCGTATCACAATATGGAGTACAACACGCAGTAGAAGCCAGTAAAAAAACAGGCGTTCTTTGCAGACGCCTTCGCCCAGACTAGTGTCAAGTGGTTccattaattaaaacatgaatCAATAAATCACCCTGCTCTTTTaagaagggttttgccaccCAGCCCGTCTCCCTTTTCCCACCTCTGACCTCCGACTCACCTCCTTGCCTTCCGGGTCCCCCGTCCTCACTAGAGCGGACAGTCTCTCCCCCGGGGGCACCGCGCTGCCCACCCGGGTCAGCAGCACGGAGGCGGACAGGGCCACCAACAGGACCTGCAGCTGGGAGCACAGGATCATCTTCAGAACCGTGCGTTGGTCTATTGCCCTTGAAGAAAAGCCGTAATCGGAGACCCGACTGGTCCCCCCGAGCCAGGGTGTCCGGCTCTTATACACCTCCCGATGAGGCGCCAAGCCAATGGCGGGAGAGGGGGACGGAGCCTgcggggggacggggggacGAGGGGACGTGGGGACAGGGAGCAGCCAATCGGAAGGGACAGGGGGTTGGCTGAAGTTCTACAGAGATGGACGGAGAGATAGATGTGTAACAGGTTTGTGTGGCGCCCCCTCCCGCTGTCTCCCCAGTGGGCGACTGACCTGCTGTCTATCCAACGAGCACCAGAGCAGAAGTGACTCAAATGCtaattacccccccccccacctgccACCACTTTTTTAATCCCTTGGCTTACATTTGGGTTGTATAGCAATTGTAGAGAACGTCTGAGATGCCCGTCGCCTGGTATCTCTTTATATGGTCAACTTGAGATCTCCCAGCTGTTTAAAATcattgcaaaaaaacaacagcaacctCTAGGCAAATGATGAGTTCAAGTATTGATCCCCCGCCGCAACTGAGAGCAGGGCCGGGGTTTTCTGTCCGAGCTACAGGGTCC
It contains:
- the sst5 gene encoding somatostatin-1A, giving the protein MILCSQLQVLLVALSASVLLTRVGSAVPPGERLSALVRTGDPEGKEDLSRVLLLKVLSGLLRAEEEEAAPPVSAEDAGIREEVARQLPLSQRERKAGCRNFYWKTFTTC